ATCGTTGAGACACTTGCAAGAAGCGGTGCGATCGATCTTATCGTAGTTGATAGCGTCGCAGCTCTTACTCCAAAGAGCGAGATAGACGGCGATATGGGCGATCAACACGTTGGTCTGCAAGCAAGACTAATGAGCCAGGCGCTTAGAAAGCTAACTGGAATTTTAAGCAAGATGAAGACGACTGTTATCTTCATCAACCAAATTCGTATGAAGATCGGCATGATGGGATATGGCACGCCAGAGACCACAACTGGCGGTAATGCACTTAAATTTTACTCATCTGTAAGAATAGACGTTAGAAAGATAGCCACACTTAAACAAAATGACGAGCCTATCGGCAACCGCACAAAGGCAAAAGTCGTAAAAAACAAGGTCGCGCCTCCATTTAAAGTGGCTGAATTTGACATCATGTTTGGCGAGGGTGTGAGCAAAGAGGGCGAGATCATCGACTATGGCGTAAAGCTCGACATCATCGACAAATCAGGCGCGTGGTTTAGCTACAAGGCCGAAAAACTAGGTCAAGGCAGAGAAAACGCCAAAGCCTACCTAAAAGAGCACCCAGAAATTTCTGACGAGATAGTAGCGGCGATAAAAGGCTCAATGGGGATAGACCACCTAATAAGCAGCGGCGCAAAAGACGAAGACGACGACACAAACGAAGCAGGAGATGAATAATGGTATTTATTGAAGATGTAGAAGCTCACGAGGTTTTAGACAGCAGAGGCAACCCAACAGTTCGTGCGACAGTTAGACTAAGCGACGGCACCGAGGCAAGCGCGATCGTACCAAGCGGCGCAAGCACTGGCAAGCGTGAGGCGCTAGAGCTTCGTGATAAAGACGAGAGATACGCTGGCAAAGGCGTTTTAAAGGCTGTTTCAAATGTAAACGAAAAGATCGCAGAAGCAGTGATAGGACTTGATGCTTACAATCAAAAGGCAGTCGATGCGGAGATGCTTGAGCTTGATGGCACGCACAACTACTCAAATTTAGGCGCAAACGCAGTCCTTGGCGTATCTATGGCGGTAGCTCGCGCAGCTGCAAAGAGCCTAAATATCCCGCTTTATCGCTACCTTGGCGGTGCAAACGCTAGCATCTTGCCAGTGCCGATGTTTAACATCATAAATGGCGGCGCGCACGCAAATAATAGCGTTGATTTTCAAGAATTTATGATCATGCCATTTGGCTTTAGCACATTTAGCGAGGCGCTAAGAGCTGCAACTGAAATTTATCATAAGCTAAAATCTATCCTAAACGCAGCTGGCCACAGCACAGCTGTCGGTGACGAGGGTGGCTTTGCTCCAAATTTAAAAGACAACGAAGAGCCGCTAAAGCTTATCTCTCAGGCTGTAAAAGAGGCTGGATATGAGCTAGGCAGCCAGATAAAACTAGCGCTTGACGTCGCTTCAAGCGAGCTTTACAAAGACGGCAAATACGAGCTCGAGGGCAAAAAATTTAGCAGCGACGAACTTATTAGCTACTACGAAAAACTTTGCGAAAAATATCCGATATTCTCTATCGAAGATGGCCTTAGTGAGGATGACTGGAGCGGCTGGGCTGAGCTTACAAAAAGGCTTGGCAGCAAGGTGCAGCTAGTTGGCGACGATCTTTTCGTTACAAATGAGAAAATTTTACGCGAAGGCATTGAGAAAAACATCGCAAACGCTATCTTAATCAAGCCAAATCAAATAGGCTCAGTCACGCAAACTATGCAAACTGTCCGCCTTGCTCAAAGAAACGGCTACCGCTGCATCATGAGCCACAGAAGCGGCGAGAGCGAAGATGCGTTTATCGCTGACTTTGCAGTCGCTCTAAATACTGGCGAGATAAAGACAGGTGCCACTTCAAGAAGCGAGCGCAACGCGAAATACAACCGCTTGCTTGAGATCGAGCTTGAGGCGGGTGAGTTTTTAGGGGATAATATTTGAGCGAAATTTTAGATGAATATGGCAAAGAAGATGGCATATTTCATAAAATCGTAAAATTTGTTCGGCCGACACTGCGCTACGTCATAGCCACCATTTGCGTGGCTATGTTTGCCTTTTACGTGGGCAACATGATGTTTGGCAAACGCTCACTTGATGTGATGCTAAGCCTTCAGAGCAAAAAAGAGAGGCTTAGCGAAGACGTGGAAATTTTGAAAAAAATGAATGCACGTCTGCAAAAAGATTATTTTGAATTGCAAGGCCTTGAGCCAGACTCCAACAAAAAGTAGGAACGATGAAGAAAATTTGGTTAGTTTTACCTTTATTAGTAGCGAGCTTATGCGCCAGAGAAAACCCATTTATGCCTATTAGCGAGCTAAACACAAGCGTTATGACGACAAACGTCGTAGAAAAATATGACAGCTTCAACTCGCTCTCATTTAAATTTCCAAGCGATGCGATGCTACTACTTGATGTCACCATAAGATATAGAGCAAATGACGGCAGCATAAAAGAAAAAAGACTAACTGATATAAACAAAACTATCGACTGGAACGATGAATTTGCCCTAAGCAAGATGAAAAATCCAGAACCAGTCGCAGCTAAAAAACTAGACGTTTCTGTCACGATGGCAGAGGTGCCAGCTCAAAAGGTAAGCACGCCGGTTATAATAGAAAAAAATGAGACTAAAATTTCAAACAAAGATAGAAACAAAACTTCAGATGTGCCAACTCCAAATGTCGTGGTGATCGACCTTGGCACAAAAAAAGCAAAAGAGCCAGCTAAGCCTGAGCAAAAGGTAGTAGAAGTTAAGATAGAACCCGCCTCAAAACCTGTTCAAGAGATAAAAAGCAGCGAAAAAGAGGTTAAATTCTTAGGATTTGTGAGCTTTTTAGCGCATGAAAAAGAGCTAAATATCATCACAAAAGCTAAAAATTTAAAGCACTTTGCTTACGAGAAAAACAAGATCGTACTTGACTTTGCAAAACCTCCAAGAAGCTTTAAAACTAGAAATTTAAAGCTTGAAAACGAGACATTTAAAAACGTCATAATCGGCTGGCATGATAAGTATTTCAGAGTAGTTTTAGAGCTTGATAAGATGCATAAATATAAGCTTGAAACCGCTGAAAATGGATATGTGCTTAAGCTTTTATAGTTTTTATATTTAAATTTAAGCCTGCTGTTTTTAATTTCTCTTTGTCGTAACCAAAAAGGCTTAAACTAGTGTAAAAATCTTTTAGGAATGCTAGCCTAAATACCTAGCGATTTACACGCACTTTGATAGTGACAAGCTAAAACTCGCTGCCAAAGTGGCTGAGGATCTGGCAAACTAGGGCACTAAAAGCAAACTATCAATAGTAAATTTAACCCATGCAAATTTAAAACGCTGCTTGAAGGAGCAGCTGGCACGCTTCAGATGATATTAAATTTAACCAATGCAAAATTTAAAACATTAAATTTAACTATGAAGCCCTATAAATATGTGAGAAT
Above is a window of Campylobacter concisus DNA encoding:
- the eno gene encoding phosphopyruvate hydratase gives rise to the protein MVFIEDVEAHEVLDSRGNPTVRATVRLSDGTEASAIVPSGASTGKREALELRDKDERYAGKGVLKAVSNVNEKIAEAVIGLDAYNQKAVDAEMLELDGTHNYSNLGANAVLGVSMAVARAAAKSLNIPLYRYLGGANASILPVPMFNIINGGAHANNSVDFQEFMIMPFGFSTFSEALRAATEIYHKLKSILNAAGHSTAVGDEGGFAPNLKDNEEPLKLISQAVKEAGYELGSQIKLALDVASSELYKDGKYELEGKKFSSDELISYYEKLCEKYPIFSIEDGLSEDDWSGWAELTKRLGSKVQLVGDDLFVTNEKILREGIEKNIANAILIKPNQIGSVTQTMQTVRLAQRNGYRCIMSHRSGESEDAFIADFAVALNTGEIKTGATSRSERNAKYNRLLEIELEAGEFLGDNI
- the recA gene encoding recombinase RecA; protein product: MAKEKDSDKKIAIPESEADKKKALELALKQIDKAFGKGTLLRLGDKEVEAIESIPTGSLGLDLALGIGGIPKGRIIEIYGPESSGKTTLTLHIIAEAQKAGGICAFVDAEHALDVKYASNLGVNTDNLYVSQPDFGEQALEIVETLARSGAIDLIVVDSVAALTPKSEIDGDMGDQHVGLQARLMSQALRKLTGILSKMKTTVIFINQIRMKIGMMGYGTPETTTGGNALKFYSSVRIDVRKIATLKQNDEPIGNRTKAKVVKNKVAPPFKVAEFDIMFGEGVSKEGEIIDYGVKLDIIDKSGAWFSYKAEKLGQGRENAKAYLKEHPEISDEIVAAIKGSMGIDHLISSGAKDEDDDTNEAGDE
- a CDS encoding AMIN domain-containing protein, which produces MKKIWLVLPLLVASLCARENPFMPISELNTSVMTTNVVEKYDSFNSLSFKFPSDAMLLLDVTIRYRANDGSIKEKRLTDINKTIDWNDEFALSKMKNPEPVAAKKLDVSVTMAEVPAQKVSTPVIIEKNETKISNKDRNKTSDVPTPNVVVIDLGTKKAKEPAKPEQKVVEVKIEPASKPVQEIKSSEKEVKFLGFVSFLAHEKELNIITKAKNLKHFAYEKNKIVLDFAKPPRSFKTRNLKLENETFKNVIIGWHDKYFRVVLELDKMHKYKLETAENGYVLKLL